In the genome of Coraliomargarita algicola, one region contains:
- a CDS encoding SDR family NAD(P)-dependent oxidoreductase: MKIAILGIGLRFPPNCNNLDSLWRLLESGGDAIVPVPKDRWDPRRFTDTDLERPSKNYVAKGGYLRDNPRLFDPAVFGMSPREAHGLDPQQRVLLETTWEAFEDAGIPIERQDGARTGVFVGGFCLDHLLQINHPANRLLASSHSATSATMTILANRLSYVFNLRGPSFTLDTACSSSLVALHCACQSLISGETTMALAGGVNIMMRPEFPLMMSKGRFLSDHANCRAFDASAAGYVRGEGAGMLLLKPLDAALADGDSIHAVIEGTGVNQDGRTPGISLPNSEAQEELMREVYGRAGVAPAEVDYVEAHGTGTQAGDPLEARALDAVFREGRATEQKLLVGSIKTNFGHTEAAAGIAGVIKAVLVLQKRQVPPTLHFNTPNPKIPFSQYLFRVVDANETLPTAAEKPVLHVGVNSFGYGGTNGHVVLASAPQALATRPADAPSKEPDFTLFPLSARSPEALRESASRLAFYVRRNKTASLRDLYYSLAYRKSLLNYRIGIVASDTQDLRQKLMLASNGDEQDGIRIGSEPVEATGPVFVYTGMGPQWWAMGRELFASKPVCAQVLDEVEAIFRPLSGWSLKEAMLADEADSPMMKTEVAQPANLVIQLALTRLWQQWGIEPAAVIGHSVGEVTSALVAGVYTLEEAVLISYHRSRLQAKEAGKGGMLAVGLPEAEVNDLLKGRPGVSIAAVNSFSSVTLSGDHDELKAIAAELEKEEIFHRSLRVEVAYHSPQMDPIEAPILEALASLSPKPARIPLISTVSAGQSSGTEWTADYWWRNVRQPVRFASGIQALIEQGHSLFLEVGPHPVLGNSIQEVAADSGSRSRTVFSLRRKEPERSTLRNNLAALFTLGVTPDWSAVGPEGGAFVRLPNYPWQRQLYWQETADSEMDRIGLPGPVYQNTRIHAAQPTWEVEINDAFFPFVKDHGVQGQTVFPGMGYIESALFLQDTVLGEPASCLRDVDFEAVLIMDRSKLQHLVSSINAQTGEFTISSRVEGDPESTRRHARGRLSPRPLESDPNYFPAIDDWRARCQHEVPSSSFYDRLRRRGLEYGPHFRPVQTVQTDGVHFLAEIAGMPGTADSTHLIHPTLLDGALQPVLYVARGERMVPVSIACLRFHASPSAHKIIAFGRLNHETDTSLNADVFVCDESGKPLITIEGITCQSIGDSGNAQSLPPIYLPEWRISEALPEPAASFDWHAWQIIQDTSASTATEREQALCAAGAQKLPWSPDAEDSENPVDTQLKAAHQLLYLLPSNDCEQASHSYICETNLRFLALLQALKRNAYQGDLIIVTDASPANASPTSNALAALGALGQNEIDGLRTRCIYLEPSESEQQLKLLESELTSQASGEVWLRADERRTAGLSKQVPQAAVIAPEDVPLSEAVHLVTGDGKKLSDLNYQRCQRPSPQAGEVELRIHTSALNYKDLLKIYGKLHPLVLRDTFFGETLGMEVYAEVLALGPDTSGELAVGDRVIALLPDAFRSFATIPETFVVKAPKGWGARAASIPVVYLTAVHGLEKLAQLQPGERVLIHQATGGLGLAAIDVARKAGAEIFATAGSEAKREWLQQAGIEQVFPSRDLSFVESILAATDGEGVDVVLSAQTGLAQKESLNLLKAGGRYIDVGKKDIIDDSGLPLRAFNRNLLFAAIDIDRLLVERPAYIRSLMQGIVADFEAGTYKGVDTELFPAAEIEDALNKMAQSKHQGKLLIDFQNGSVETRPREANRSVARKTGAYLITGGTSGFGLETAKWLSRKGAGRVVLLSRRGDAVPGLDEKRATIEEEGAEVVVLKGDATSVADLQRAYEAMTAGGLEAAGVIHGAMVLEDAFLEEMDATRFTTGFQPKVAGAIALAEVFRDASLDFLVFYSSISALIGNRGQANYVAANAFLDAYALRLRRSGMPAYSINWGALKESGVVARSSNLAGALEAAGVKGLGNEEALAALEVVLRADAPRAAAIELDWQVWKQAHPKLAQDPRFLEHAEARSHGLENETAQKLLAEVIELKQDEKSVRLEQEIAEVLSNVLKVSADSVKPEARLTDMGVDSLLMLELSLGLKERTGIPFTAMELLKGPSVRELAQLLLARLNGQDA; encoded by the coding sequence ATGAAAATAGCAATTTTAGGAATTGGTCTACGTTTCCCCCCGAACTGCAACAACCTTGATTCCTTGTGGCGCCTACTGGAATCAGGTGGCGACGCAATCGTCCCGGTCCCCAAGGATCGCTGGGACCCACGTCGTTTCACAGACACAGATCTGGAGCGTCCGAGCAAAAACTACGTGGCTAAAGGTGGCTATTTACGCGATAATCCACGCCTCTTCGACCCTGCGGTCTTCGGAATGTCTCCGCGTGAAGCACACGGGCTGGATCCTCAGCAGCGAGTGCTGTTAGAGACGACTTGGGAAGCCTTCGAAGATGCCGGCATCCCAATCGAACGGCAAGATGGTGCACGCACTGGAGTATTTGTCGGCGGCTTTTGTCTCGATCATTTACTACAGATCAATCATCCGGCGAATCGTCTGCTAGCATCATCGCACTCAGCCACCAGCGCGACGATGACAATTCTGGCGAACCGCCTATCCTATGTATTTAACCTCAGAGGCCCGAGCTTCACACTGGATACAGCCTGCTCCTCATCGCTCGTCGCACTACACTGCGCCTGCCAATCGCTAATCAGTGGAGAAACGACCATGGCTCTGGCAGGTGGGGTCAATATTATGATGCGGCCGGAGTTCCCACTGATGATGAGCAAGGGACGCTTCCTCTCGGACCATGCAAATTGTCGCGCCTTTGATGCTTCGGCTGCGGGCTATGTACGCGGCGAAGGCGCTGGCATGCTGCTGCTAAAACCACTGGATGCCGCACTCGCCGATGGCGATAGCATACATGCAGTGATCGAAGGCACGGGGGTGAACCAAGATGGACGCACGCCTGGCATCTCACTGCCCAATAGCGAAGCACAGGAAGAGTTGATGCGCGAAGTGTATGGGCGTGCAGGTGTTGCTCCTGCAGAGGTCGATTATGTCGAAGCTCACGGCACTGGCACCCAAGCGGGAGATCCGCTGGAAGCGCGCGCCTTGGATGCAGTCTTTCGCGAGGGCCGTGCAACGGAACAAAAGCTATTGGTGGGCTCGATCAAAACTAATTTCGGCCACACCGAGGCCGCGGCTGGTATCGCGGGCGTAATCAAGGCTGTGCTCGTGCTACAAAAACGCCAGGTACCGCCCACCCTGCACTTCAATACCCCGAATCCGAAAATACCCTTTTCGCAATATCTTTTCCGAGTGGTGGATGCCAACGAAACACTCCCAACCGCAGCCGAGAAGCCTGTCTTGCATGTGGGGGTCAACTCTTTTGGCTACGGCGGCACCAATGGCCACGTCGTGTTGGCCTCCGCCCCACAAGCACTCGCCACAAGGCCTGCTGACGCCCCGAGCAAAGAGCCTGACTTCACCCTATTCCCTCTCTCTGCCCGTAGTCCGGAAGCCTTACGTGAGAGCGCCAGTCGACTCGCGTTCTACGTGCGCCGCAACAAAACCGCCTCGCTGCGTGATTTATATTACAGCTTAGCGTATCGCAAGTCGCTGCTCAACTACCGGATAGGCATCGTCGCGTCCGACACCCAAGACTTGCGCCAGAAGCTCATGCTAGCCTCTAATGGTGATGAGCAAGACGGCATACGCATCGGCTCAGAACCCGTCGAAGCCACTGGACCGGTCTTTGTCTACACAGGCATGGGACCGCAATGGTGGGCGATGGGACGCGAACTGTTTGCAAGTAAACCGGTCTGCGCCCAAGTGCTGGACGAAGTAGAAGCGATCTTCCGCCCGTTGAGCGGTTGGTCGCTTAAGGAAGCGATGCTGGCAGATGAAGCCGACTCGCCGATGATGAAGACGGAGGTGGCACAACCCGCCAATTTAGTCATACAACTCGCACTCACCCGACTATGGCAACAATGGGGCATCGAACCCGCTGCCGTGATCGGCCACAGCGTGGGAGAAGTGACATCGGCACTAGTGGCGGGCGTTTATACCTTGGAAGAAGCCGTCCTGATCAGCTACCACCGCAGTCGCTTGCAAGCTAAAGAAGCCGGAAAAGGAGGCATGCTTGCCGTCGGTCTGCCGGAAGCGGAAGTAAATGACTTACTGAAAGGTCGCCCGGGAGTCTCCATCGCTGCAGTCAACAGTTTCTCATCGGTCACCCTGTCTGGTGATCATGATGAATTGAAGGCCATCGCAGCTGAGTTGGAAAAAGAAGAAATCTTCCACCGCAGCTTGCGAGTAGAAGTCGCCTACCACAGTCCACAAATGGACCCGATCGAGGCTCCCATCTTGGAAGCGCTCGCGAGTTTATCCCCGAAGCCAGCCCGCATCCCGCTCATTTCTACAGTCAGCGCAGGTCAGAGCTCTGGCACCGAGTGGACAGCCGATTATTGGTGGCGCAACGTCCGCCAACCAGTGCGTTTTGCCAGTGGCATTCAAGCACTGATCGAGCAAGGACACTCTCTATTTCTGGAAGTGGGGCCCCATCCCGTATTAGGAAATTCGATACAAGAGGTGGCCGCAGATTCTGGCAGCCGAAGTCGCACAGTATTTTCGCTCCGCCGCAAAGAGCCTGAGCGTAGCACGCTCCGAAACAACTTGGCCGCACTCTTCACATTAGGGGTCACCCCAGACTGGAGCGCGGTCGGCCCTGAGGGCGGTGCATTCGTGCGACTGCCAAACTACCCTTGGCAGCGCCAACTTTATTGGCAAGAGACCGCGGATTCGGAAATGGACCGTATCGGGCTCCCCGGCCCCGTCTATCAAAATACACGCATCCACGCCGCCCAGCCGACTTGGGAGGTGGAGATCAACGACGCCTTCTTCCCCTTTGTGAAAGATCACGGCGTGCAAGGGCAAACAGTCTTCCCAGGCATGGGCTACATCGAGAGCGCTCTCTTTTTACAAGATACCGTATTGGGTGAACCGGCAAGCTGCCTGCGCGATGTAGACTTCGAAGCAGTGCTGATTATGGATCGCAGCAAATTGCAGCATCTAGTCAGTTCCATCAACGCGCAAACGGGTGAATTTACCATCAGTAGTCGCGTCGAAGGGGATCCGGAAAGCACTCGTCGCCACGCCCGTGGGCGACTCTCACCACGCCCTTTGGAAAGTGATCCCAACTATTTCCCGGCAATAGATGACTGGCGGGCACGCTGCCAGCACGAAGTGCCGAGTTCTAGTTTCTACGATCGTCTGCGTCGACGTGGTTTGGAATACGGCCCCCACTTCCGTCCAGTGCAAACTGTCCAAACAGATGGCGTCCACTTCTTGGCCGAAATCGCAGGCATGCCGGGAACAGCGGATTCCACCCATCTCATACACCCGACACTTCTCGACGGGGCCCTGCAACCAGTGCTCTACGTCGCCAGAGGAGAACGCATGGTGCCGGTATCCATCGCATGCCTACGCTTCCACGCCTCTCCTAGCGCACATAAAATTATCGCCTTCGGTCGCCTGAATCACGAGACCGACACCAGCCTAAATGCTGATGTGTTTGTTTGCGACGAATCCGGTAAACCTCTGATCACCATCGAGGGTATCACCTGTCAATCGATCGGCGACTCAGGCAATGCACAATCTCTACCGCCCATCTACTTGCCTGAATGGCGAATCTCTGAAGCGCTGCCTGAGCCAGCCGCCTCCTTCGACTGGCACGCGTGGCAAATTATTCAGGACACCTCCGCAAGCACAGCAACAGAACGCGAGCAAGCATTGTGCGCAGCAGGCGCCCAAAAACTGCCCTGGTCCCCCGATGCCGAAGACTCCGAAAATCCCGTGGACACACAGTTGAAGGCGGCTCACCAGCTTCTGTATTTGCTTCCTTCTAACGACTGCGAGCAAGCGAGCCACTCCTACATTTGCGAGACCAACTTACGTTTCCTGGCCCTGCTGCAAGCATTGAAACGAAACGCCTACCAGGGCGATCTCATCATCGTCACCGATGCCTCGCCCGCGAATGCCAGCCCAACGAGCAACGCACTCGCGGCACTAGGCGCACTCGGGCAAAATGAAATCGATGGTCTACGCACTCGCTGCATTTATCTAGAGCCCAGCGAAAGCGAGCAACAGCTCAAATTACTGGAATCGGAACTGACCAGCCAAGCCAGTGGCGAAGTTTGGCTGCGGGCCGATGAACGCCGCACGGCCGGTCTCTCAAAACAAGTCCCGCAAGCTGCCGTCATCGCCCCCGAAGATGTGCCGCTATCGGAGGCGGTTCACCTGGTTACCGGAGACGGCAAAAAGCTAAGCGATCTCAACTACCAACGCTGCCAGCGTCCAAGCCCGCAAGCCGGGGAAGTGGAACTAAGAATCCACACATCGGCGCTCAACTACAAGGATCTCTTAAAAATCTACGGAAAGCTGCACCCGCTGGTCCTACGCGATACATTTTTTGGTGAAACCCTAGGCATGGAGGTCTACGCCGAGGTGCTGGCACTAGGCCCCGACACTTCAGGCGAACTCGCAGTCGGCGACCGTGTGATCGCCCTACTGCCCGATGCCTTTCGTTCATTCGCCACAATTCCGGAAACTTTCGTAGTCAAAGCGCCGAAGGGATGGGGTGCACGGGCTGCCTCGATTCCCGTGGTCTATTTGACCGCGGTGCACGGACTAGAGAAGCTCGCCCAGCTACAACCGGGCGAGCGCGTGCTAATACACCAAGCGACTGGAGGGCTCGGCCTAGCCGCCATAGACGTGGCACGCAAGGCTGGCGCAGAAATTTTTGCCACTGCAGGTAGCGAAGCAAAGCGTGAATGGCTGCAACAGGCAGGCATTGAGCAAGTCTTTCCTTCTCGCGACCTATCCTTTGTCGAGAGCATTCTGGCAGCAACTGATGGCGAAGGAGTCGATGTCGTGCTCAGCGCGCAAACTGGTTTGGCTCAAAAAGAAAGCCTCAACTTACTTAAAGCGGGCGGACGCTACATCGATGTCGGGAAGAAAGACATCATCGACGACAGTGGACTACCACTGCGTGCCTTCAACCGCAATCTGTTGTTTGCAGCGATCGACATCGACCGTCTCTTGGTAGAGCGACCAGCTTACATCCGCAGCCTGATGCAGGGCATCGTCGCGGACTTCGAAGCCGGCACTTATAAGGGCGTCGACACCGAACTTTTCCCAGCCGCAGAGATCGAAGACGCGCTGAACAAAATGGCGCAGAGCAAGCATCAGGGGAAGCTATTGATCGACTTCCAAAACGGCTCTGTCGAAACCCGTCCGCGCGAAGCAAATCGCTCTGTAGCCCGTAAGACAGGTGCCTATCTGATTACTGGCGGCACATCCGGCTTTGGATTGGAAACTGCAAAATGGCTCTCCCGCAAAGGTGCAGGCCGTGTGGTACTACTCAGTCGGCGCGGCGATGCCGTGCCCGGGCTGGATGAGAAGCGCGCGACCATCGAAGAAGAAGGCGCCGAAGTCGTGGTGCTCAAAGGTGACGCCACCAGCGTGGCCGACCTCCAGCGAGCCTATGAAGCAATGACTGCCGGCGGCTTAGAAGCAGCCGGAGTGATCCACGGCGCCATGGTGCTGGAAGATGCCTTTCTAGAGGAGATGGACGCCACACGCTTCACCACAGGCTTTCAGCCCAAAGTTGCCGGTGCCATCGCGCTAGCGGAGGTCTTCCGCGACGCCTCGCTGGACTTCTTGGTATTCTACTCCTCGATCTCAGCTTTGATAGGCAACCGCGGCCAGGCAAATTACGTCGCTGCCAATGCCTTCCTGGATGCCTACGCACTGCGCCTACGCCGAAGCGGCATGCCCGCGTATTCGATTAATTGGGGTGCGCTCAAGGAGTCTGGAGTGGTGGCACGTTCTTCAAATCTTGCGGGCGCGCTGGAAGCTGCTGGGGTCAAAGGGCTGGGCAACGAAGAAGCCTTGGCAGCTCTGGAAGTCGTCCTACGAGCCGATGCCCCGCGCGCCGCGGCAATCGAGCTCGACTGGCAAGTGTGGAAACAAGCCCACCCCAAGTTGGCACAAGACCCACGCTTCCTCGAACACGCCGAAGCCCGATCCCACGGCTTGGAAAACGAAACTGCCCAGAAATTACTTGCGGAAGTTATAGAGCTGAAACAGGATGAAAAATCCGTGCGACTCGAGCAGGAAATCGCCGAAGTTCTTTCCAACGTGCTCAAAGTATCCGCCGACAGCGTCAAGCCGGAAGCCAGACTGACCGACATGGGCGTCGACTCGCTGCTGATGCTAGAGCTCAGCCTAGGCCTCAAGGAAAGGACTGGCATTCCATTTACCGCGATGGAGCTCCTAAAAGGCCCCAGTGTCCGGGAGTTGGCCCAGCTATTGCTGGCTCGACTCAACGGTCAAGACGCGTGA
- a CDS encoding ATP-binding protein, translated as MKGRLSVGNILNWFSQLLGPSEPADPELMAAYRETDTQRRAMRLHIGIWISAIGMMAGVTLDYFVYPEHLGVLFTIRLVATAALFLLLFILFKATNNRSLVKNLGIGMALVDNLAFISMVFYLGGATSPYYAGVNLVLLGMSVLLPWTLKETFWVCLGSIALYAIACAIEGNLFDTGVFSIFFNNTYFLTITSVICVISAHLQTRARFSDFQLRHSLDKRNHELQTLDRLKTNFFSNVTHELRTPLALILGPIDNVLKGREKLTDRQHENLLVAQRNSLRLLKLINDLLDLTRMEQGDNVLSKKTIKLQAYLIEIIDSVRHLATAKGVSLRVEPSTESIYLEADPARLEKVILNLLTNAIKFTSRGGSIKVGHKPLPDEKIAIYVEDNGAGIHQEDLKRIFDRFYQVSGKGGSSEQGVGIGLALAKELVEQHGGQLEVESEPQKGSCFTMILPGALPLSSRSPEVLPHAPLNEPQPAAPAKDREDLDQPLLQAFRSADRTLVNRNTETDEISVSGSGDQVVLVIEDEPDMMRYITGLLTEHFKLVSARDGRNLEYLIETYDPQLILLDWMLPGRDGLTLCREIRNNRSNDARKVVMLTARVDEESKVHALEAGADDFLLKPFSSIELITRIDNLIRNATLQIRLKQSNHELKQTLQKLQETEAHLVQSEKMNALGSLSAGLLHEINNPLNYVFSGIQILEMESESFDPETREMIADIKEGLVRVNDVMKDLTTFAYPEKPGQISDFSLLEAFKSAQKITSKETMGVHVEVHLPKEFIIKGQKTQWMHVFINLLTNAGKALIEHPTEREKEIQVSAELKDGKIELTFRDNGIGIPEAVRKRIFEPFFTTRDVGKGMGMGLSICRTIIENHGGSISVDSEVDHFTIFTIHIPATETNDPK; from the coding sequence ATGAAGGGACGACTTTCTGTTGGCAACATTCTCAACTGGTTCTCGCAACTACTAGGCCCTTCGGAGCCAGCAGACCCGGAGCTCATGGCCGCGTATCGAGAAACGGATACACAGCGCAGAGCCATGCGTCTGCACATCGGCATCTGGATTTCAGCGATCGGCATGATGGCTGGGGTCACGCTCGATTACTTTGTTTACCCCGAGCACCTCGGCGTGCTATTTACCATTCGCTTAGTTGCGACAGCGGCCCTGTTCCTACTGCTATTCATACTCTTCAAGGCCACGAATAACCGCTCACTGGTTAAGAACTTGGGGATCGGCATGGCGCTCGTGGATAATCTCGCGTTTATCTCGATGGTCTTTTACCTCGGGGGTGCAACCTCTCCCTACTACGCAGGCGTCAACCTAGTGCTACTGGGTATGTCGGTACTACTGCCTTGGACGCTCAAAGAAACTTTCTGGGTTTGCCTAGGCTCAATTGCCCTCTATGCGATCGCCTGTGCCATCGAAGGCAATCTCTTTGATACAGGAGTCTTCTCGATATTTTTTAACAACACCTACTTCCTCACCATTACCAGTGTGATCTGCGTCATATCAGCGCACCTACAGACTCGTGCCCGCTTTAGTGATTTCCAACTACGCCACAGCCTTGATAAGCGCAACCACGAGTTGCAAACACTTGACCGTTTAAAAACCAACTTCTTTTCAAACGTTACTCACGAATTACGCACCCCACTGGCGCTCATTCTGGGGCCCATCGACAACGTCTTAAAAGGTCGGGAAAAACTGACGGACCGACAGCATGAAAATTTACTCGTAGCACAGCGAAACTCACTGCGCTTGCTAAAACTAATTAACGACCTGCTGGACCTGACGCGCATGGAACAGGGAGACAACGTGCTCTCCAAGAAAACGATCAAACTACAAGCCTACTTGATAGAGATCATTGATTCCGTGCGCCACTTGGCGACAGCCAAAGGAGTCTCTCTGCGGGTAGAGCCTTCGACCGAATCCATCTACCTCGAAGCTGATCCAGCGCGCTTGGAGAAAGTCATTCTGAACCTACTGACCAATGCCATTAAGTTCACCAGTCGCGGCGGCTCCATCAAAGTGGGGCACAAACCGCTGCCCGATGAGAAGATCGCCATTTATGTCGAAGACAACGGAGCTGGCATCCATCAAGAAGACCTGAAAAGAATCTTCGATCGCTTTTATCAGGTTTCCGGAAAAGGTGGCTCCAGTGAACAGGGAGTCGGTATCGGCTTGGCCTTGGCTAAGGAACTGGTCGAACAACACGGCGGCCAATTAGAAGTCGAAAGCGAACCTCAAAAAGGCTCCTGCTTTACCATGATCCTTCCAGGCGCACTACCTTTGAGCAGTCGTTCGCCTGAAGTCTTACCGCACGCTCCCCTCAACGAGCCTCAACCAGCGGCCCCAGCGAAGGACCGCGAGGACCTCGACCAGCCGCTGCTACAGGCCTTCCGCTCCGCCGACCGTACGCTAGTGAATCGCAACACTGAAACCGATGAAATTTCCGTCTCAGGCAGCGGCGACCAAGTCGTATTGGTCATCGAAGACGAGCCTGACATGATGCGCTACATCACCGGTCTCTTAACCGAACATTTCAAACTGGTCAGTGCACGCGATGGACGCAATCTTGAGTATCTAATCGAGACCTACGACCCGCAGCTCATCCTGCTCGACTGGATGCTACCAGGCCGTGACGGGCTCACCCTCTGTCGCGAAATTCGCAACAATCGTAGCAACGATGCTCGAAAAGTCGTCATGCTCACCGCACGTGTCGACGAGGAATCTAAAGTCCATGCACTGGAAGCAGGCGCCGATGATTTCCTACTCAAGCCATTTAGCAGCATAGAGCTCATCACACGGATCGATAATTTAATCCGCAATGCGACTCTCCAGATCCGCCTCAAGCAGTCCAACCATGAGCTGAAGCAAACCCTGCAAAAACTGCAAGAAACTGAAGCACACTTAGTGCAAAGCGAAAAAATGAATGCGCTCGGTTCGCTATCTGCAGGATTGCTACACGAGATCAATAACCCATTGAACTACGTTTTTTCGGGAATTCAGATTCTGGAAATGGAGAGCGAAAGCTTTGATCCTGAGACACGTGAGATGATCGCAGACATCAAGGAAGGTCTGGTGCGTGTGAACGATGTGATGAAGGACCTCACCACCTTCGCCTACCCCGAAAAGCCAGGCCAGATCTCCGATTTCTCACTATTGGAAGCATTCAAATCCGCGCAAAAAATCACCTCCAAGGAAACAATGGGCGTGCATGTCGAAGTCCATTTGCCCAAGGAGTTTATCATCAAAGGACAAAAGACCCAATGGATGCATGTTTTCATTAATTTACTCACGAATGCCGGCAAAGCACTCATAGAGCATCCAACTGAAAGAGAAAAAGAAATTCAAGTCAGCGCAGAGCTCAAAGACGGCAAGATCGAATTAACTTTTCGCGACAACGGCATCGGCATTCCAGAAGCCGTTCGCAAACGCATCTTTGAGCCCTTCTTCACCACACGTGATGTCGGCAAAGGCATGGGCATGGGCTTATCAATTTGCCGCACCATTATCGAAAACCACGGCGGATCAATTTCAGTCGACTCAGAAGTTGACCACTTTACCATCTTCACTATCCATATTCCAGCAACGGAGACAAACGATCCAAAATGA
- a CDS encoding class I SAM-dependent methyltransferase, translating to MEQSISGIDSIVSFSNNQGAKGRGTLVHVSRSMAVFEVYNPFSIVQLSEVLKEIVIMRGERIIYRGKGVVTSIVTTGLMTIVSATFTDSWKDPGALRPNKTLEDEIENFIQGWEKGHDLSASYQLVVNKMSNFFAEISRWLEEVEVALLEDFDRNDSESIQFKNSVEKPVIEKMAEFYRLFEIEASKIPQEEVTLYKAFARRELHPFILCAPFAHRSFTKPLGYAGDYEMVNMMLKESPSIGNNAYAQIVNDLHVNVPACIAHCNRIDFLVASLGDVVERVQEEMRVCNILNVGCGPAVEVQRFIRDNELSEECVFTLMDFSEETLNYTDGRIKDAMAQSGHKPVVNMVKRSIDELLKDVHDSNEEIVPTYDLVYCAGLFDYFPDNVCRNLISLYYRWVKPGGRLIATNVTPSNPERYTQEHLLEWYLIYRDEETMASLAPHGTQPVIELDETGVNVFLTIHKEN from the coding sequence GTGGAACAGTCTATATCAGGCATCGACAGTATCGTCTCTTTCTCCAATAATCAGGGTGCAAAAGGTCGCGGCACCCTAGTGCACGTCTCTCGGTCAATGGCGGTGTTCGAAGTTTATAACCCTTTCTCAATCGTACAGTTGAGTGAGGTTTTAAAAGAGATCGTGATCATGCGGGGCGAACGCATCATCTACCGCGGCAAAGGTGTGGTCACCAGTATCGTCACCACTGGTTTGATGACCATTGTTTCGGCCACCTTTACCGATAGCTGGAAAGATCCCGGTGCCCTACGACCGAACAAGACCCTGGAGGACGAAATCGAAAACTTCATCCAGGGCTGGGAAAAGGGACACGACCTCTCGGCGTCCTACCAGTTAGTGGTGAACAAAATGTCGAATTTCTTCGCGGAAATCAGTCGCTGGCTGGAGGAAGTAGAAGTCGCATTACTTGAGGATTTTGATAGGAATGACAGTGAAAGCATCCAGTTCAAAAATAGTGTCGAAAAGCCTGTGATCGAGAAAATGGCGGAGTTCTATCGACTCTTCGAAATCGAAGCTTCGAAGATACCGCAGGAAGAAGTCACTTTATATAAGGCCTTTGCCCGGCGCGAGCTACACCCATTTATCCTCTGCGCCCCATTCGCCCACCGTTCGTTTACCAAACCACTCGGATACGCCGGAGACTACGAGATGGTCAACATGATGCTCAAGGAATCTCCCAGCATCGGCAATAACGCCTACGCGCAGATCGTCAATGACCTGCACGTCAACGTTCCGGCCTGCATCGCCCACTGCAATCGGATCGACTTCCTCGTGGCATCATTGGGCGATGTCGTAGAACGCGTGCAGGAAGAAATGCGCGTCTGCAATATCCTCAATGTCGGTTGCGGGCCAGCGGTCGAAGTGCAACGCTTCATTCGTGACAACGAATTGTCGGAAGAATGCGTGTTCACCTTGATGGACTTTAGTGAGGAAACCCTCAACTACACCGATGGCCGGATCAAAGATGCCATGGCCCAATCAGGCCACAAACCTGTCGTCAATATGGTGAAACGCTCGATCGACGAACTACTAAAGGACGTCCACGACAGCAACGAAGAGATCGTGCCGACCTATGACCTGGTCTACTGCGCAGGTTTATTTGACTACTTCCCAGACAACGTCTGCCGCAATTTGATCAGCCTCTACTACCGCTGGGTCAAACCAGGTGGTCGTCTGATCGCAACCAACGTAACGCCAAGCAATCCAGAACGCTACACACAAGAACACCTCCTGGAATGGTATCTCATTTACCGAGACGAAGAAACAATGGCTTCGCTCGCCCCTCACGGCACCCAACCAGTCATCGAACTGGACGAAACAGGCGTCAACGTATTCCTGACGATTCATAAAGAAAACTAA